CGGCAGGAACATATTCGAAGGAAAGATCACGGCAATCCAGTTTCAAAAAATGGCCTGCCCGCCCAAACAGCGAGGCATATTGGTCCATCAACCCGCAATTGACGCCTGCGTATTCATGCTCGGCCTGCTGCGCAATCCTTGCAATCTCTGCGCGCTCCAAACCCAGCCCATGCAATTCATTCAAGGCCAGTCCGATCCCAACGCATAAGCGCCGCCGAGGAGGACAATCCGGCCCCAACGGGAATATCCCCGCCAAAGGCAATCTGCGTCGGCGGAATATTCCTTGGCCCCAAACCCACGATCATGCCGAGGACATACTTTGCCCACGACGGCACAGGTCCGTTTCCGCCATTAAAGTTGATGAGAAACTGCTCGTTCAGATCCGCCGCAAAAACCTCGGTAGAAATCAGTCCCGGCCCAACTTCAATGGTCATCGCCAAATCGATCGCCGCCGGAAAAACAAAACCTTCGTTGTAATCGGTATGCTCCCCGATCAGGTTGATGCGCCCCGGCGACCTGACAACCACCGCAGGGCGGGCGAAAAAATGGGATTCGAAGGCGGATTTCATATTCGAAGCGGAAGTTAGGGATTTTTGGCAACCGTTCGCATTCCAAGCAGCCACCAATAGGAGCAATCCAAATCGGATTATATTTGGTCAAAATTGCCAGCCATGGAAGTCGTGCAGCATTCTCCCTCGATTTGGACCATCGCCAATTTCCTCACCGAACGTGAATGCGATGACCTTCTCCTCTTCAGCGAACGGATGGGCTTTGAAGAGGCGACCGTAAGCCTGCGTTCGGGTGCCAAAATGATGAAGGGCCTCCGCAACAATGAGCGGCTTCTGTATGAAGATGCTGCCTTGGCAACAAAATACTGGGAAAAACTCGCTCCATTTTGTCCGAAAGAAATCGACGGTGCCATCGCCGTGGGGCTCAATGAACAGTTCAGGTTTTACAAATACGATCCCGGGCAGCGATTCAAACGCCATATCGACGGCCGTTTCAGGCGGAATGAATTCGAAGAAAGCCGCATCACGTTCATGGTTTACCTCAACAGCGACTGCGAAGGCGGCGAAACGGCCTTTGACGACCTGACGATTGTGCCGCAAGTCGGAATGGCGCTTTGTTTTATCCATGAGTTGAAGCACGAAGGTCGTCCGGTGACCGCAGGCACGAAGTACGTGTTGCGGTCAGATGTGATGTACCGCATTAGGTAATCAAATAGATGAAAGTCGTCCAGATATGGAAATTTGCAAACAAGGCTGATGTTTTTCCTGATGCTGTGTTTTCTGGCAAGCTGCCGTCCACCGCAGAACGAATCCACGTCTTTGCCGATTCCTGGCCAAGATTGATTCTCCCTCCTGTCGTCTTGGGAACGGTGCAAGATGCGGGTTCACCACAAATCGGCTGTGCCAAGGAATGTTGCAAGCGACTGTTCACACATCCTGACGCCAATCGCAAAATCGTATCCTTGGGACTCATCGATCCGGTTGCTGAGAAGAAGTGGCTTTTTGAGGCGACGCCAGATATTGCAGCACAGATGCGCTTCTTGCATGCTTGTACCGGGTTTTCACGGGAGATTCCTGATGGGATATTTTTGACGCATGCACACATCGGGCACTATGCGGGCCTCATGCAGTTAGGGCGCGAAGCGATGAATGCCGACAAAATTCCTGTTTTCGCGATGCCTCGGATGTCGGACTTCCTGAAAAACAACGGGCCATGGAGCCAACTCGTTCGCTTGCAAAACATTGAATTGAAGGAGCTTCAAGACCGGCAAGCAATTGCCGTTAGTGAAAACCTATCGGTTTCGCCGATCCTTGTTCCACACCGCGACGAATATTCGGAAACGGTTGGTTTTCAGGTGGCAGGACCAAACAAAAAGGCCCTCTTTATCCCCGATATCGACAAATGGGATAAATGGGAAACGAACATCGAGCAGGCGATTGCCGAGGTAGATTATGCCTTGCTCGATGGGACGTTCGTGGATGGCGCCGAATTGCCGGGAAGAAATATTGCGGAAATTCCGCACCCGTTTGTCAGTGAGAGTTTGCAAAGGTTTGCGACGCTGCCGTTGGCGGAGCGTAACAAGATTTATTTCATCCATTTCAATCACACCAATCCGTTGTTGATCGAGGGGAGCGAAGCTGAAAAGCGTGTGATCGAAGCGGGATTTCATGTTGCGCGAATAGGAATGGTGCTACCGCTTTAACTCGATCCCGTTTCTATTCCGGGAATTCCATTGGGATGGGTCCAGTTCAACGCAGGACAAAACAAAAGTCATTGGGATTGGTTACCACCCTAGAATCCCAAAAATCAACTTCAAGAATATGCATACCATCCTCGGCGCCGGCGGCGCAATCGGCGTTGAATTGGCCAAATCACTCAAGGATTTCACCTCCGACATCCGTTTGGTGAGCCGCAATCCCAAAAAGATCAATGCCAGCGACACCCTTCTTCCTGCGAATCTGCTGACGAAAGAGGGCATCTCCAAAGCGGTCGCCGGCAGCGAAGTCTGCTACCTCACCATCGGCCTGGATTACAAAACCAAGCTTTGGCAGGAAACTTGGCCGACCCTCATGGAAAATGTCGTCGCTGCCTGCATCGAACACAAAAGTAAGCTTGTCTTCTTTGACAATGTCTATGCGATCGGTGGCGACAACGTCAAGCATATCACGGAAACTTCGCCCATCAGCCCCTGCAGCAAAAAGGGCGAAGTCAGGACCAAAGTGGACCGCATTGTCCTCGACAACATCGAAAAAGGAAAACTCGAAGCGATCATCGCCCGCGCCCCCGACTTTTTCGGCCCGATCAAGGACAAAAGCATGTTGATGAACTTGGTCTACGACAACCTCGCCAAAGGCAAAAAAGCGCAATGGCTTTGCAACGCCGATGCCGTTCATACCACAGGCTTCACGCCGGATTTGGGCCGGGGTACCGCGATGCTCGGAACGACGCCCGATGCCTTCAACCAAATTTGGAACCTGCCCGTCGATCCGGCCCGCATTACCACCCGCGAATTTGTCAAGCTCTTCGTAGCGGAAATGGGGGGCTCCGACAAAGTGAGTGTACTCCCGAGCTGGGCCGTGAAAATGCTGGGAATTTTTGTCCCCATCCTCGGCGAAATCTATGAGATGCGGTACCAATTTGACCGCGACTACTACTTTGATTCCGGCAAATTTTGCAAGCGCTTCAACTACACGCCGACGAGCAATGCCGAGGCAGTGAAGCTGACGGTGGCGGCTTTGAAGGCGGGTGGATGAGGGAATCTTCCTATCGAATTTGGGTACACTAATTCAAATAGGTCAGCCGATCAAAGATCTGCCGGGATGATCGAATGAAAGGTGATCAAACCTATCCAATGGAACATTTCAGCCGATCAAAGATCTGCCATGAAGATCGAATGAAAGGTGATCAAACCCATCCAATGGATGAAGTCAGCCGATCAAAGATCTGCCGTGATGAAGTGATGCACAATGATCAACGAGAGCCAATCCTGAAAATTCTGTGAATCCTGTAAATTAGCTTCGCTGATCTAAAGATTCTGATCCAGACAGCACACCCAGAATTCAACCCAAGATACAATTCCGGAAATTCTGCGAATCCTGTAAATTCTGATTCCGACCCTGCTCACACGCACACCCCACACTCACTCTGGACACAAAAGTCCCTCCACCTTGCAGTAACGGGACCCAGCCGCCAGCCAAGCGGCAAAAAACCAATCCTTCAGCGTTTAAAACAAACGCTCAATTCGCATGGCATTGCCCGAACCCATCAGCGTATTGGTACCGCCGATTTGTCGGTAAAACTCAATGCCGAGCCCGACGACCAGGCTCACGTCCACAGGCACGACCGGCGAGTTCGCGATCGTCGCAGTCAGCTGAATGCTCGTCGGAACCAGCAGGCCACGCAGCGGCAATACCGCCGTTTGGTCCGATGCCTTCAAGCCATTCAGCGCGGCATTGACGGGTTGATAAGGAATCGTGCCGCCCACAAACTGGTAGTCCGCAAGAAGGCCGGCAACAAGGTAGACGCGAAAATGCGTTGCGCCTTGCGGCTTCGCCAAGTCAAGACGCGTGTCAAACACAGGCACATCCAGCTG
This genomic stretch from Bacteroidota bacterium harbors:
- a CDS encoding 2OG-Fe(II) oxygenase, translating into MEVVQHSPSIWTIANFLTERECDDLLLFSERMGFEEATVSLRSGAKMMKGLRNNERLLYEDAALATKYWEKLAPFCPKEIDGAIAVGLNEQFRFYKYDPGQRFKRHIDGRFRRNEFEESRITFMVYLNSDCEGGETAFDDLTIVPQVGMALCFIHELKHEGRPVTAGTKYVLRSDVMYRIR
- a CDS encoding pyrroloquinoline quinone biosynthesis protein PqqB, which translates into the protein MKVVQIWKFANKADVFPDAVFSGKLPSTAERIHVFADSWPRLILPPVVLGTVQDAGSPQIGCAKECCKRLFTHPDANRKIVSLGLIDPVAEKKWLFEATPDIAAQMRFLHACTGFSREIPDGIFLTHAHIGHYAGLMQLGREAMNADKIPVFAMPRMSDFLKNNGPWSQLVRLQNIELKELQDRQAIAVSENLSVSPILVPHRDEYSETVGFQVAGPNKKALFIPDIDKWDKWETNIEQAIAEVDYALLDGTFVDGAELPGRNIAEIPHPFVSESLQRFATLPLAERNKIYFIHFNHTNPLLIEGSEAEKRVIEAGFHVARIGMVLPL
- a CDS encoding NAD-dependent epimerase/dehydratase family protein, producing MHTILGAGGAIGVELAKSLKDFTSDIRLVSRNPKKINASDTLLPANLLTKEGISKAVAGSEVCYLTIGLDYKTKLWQETWPTLMENVVAACIEHKSKLVFFDNVYAIGGDNVKHITETSPISPCSKKGEVRTKVDRIVLDNIEKGKLEAIIARAPDFFGPIKDKSMLMNLVYDNLAKGKKAQWLCNADAVHTTGFTPDLGRGTAMLGTTPDAFNQIWNLPVDPARITTREFVKLFVAEMGGSDKVSVLPSWAVKMLGIFVPILGEIYEMRYQFDRDYYFDSGKFCKRFNYTPTSNAEAVKLTVAALKAGG